CCTATTCGGCGCTGAAAGTCGGCGGCCAGCGCGCCTATGATCTGGCGCGCGCGGGGGAGGTGGTGGAGCTGAAGGCGCGGGCGGTGATCATTCATTCTCTTCTCCTCCGTCATGCTGAACTTGTTTCAGCATCCATTTCTCCGCAGGCACCGGCGGAGCGGGAGGAGCGATGGACCCTGAAACAAGTTCAGGGTGACGAGGTGTTGAGTGAAATTACCTTGGAAGCCCACGTCTCCAAAGGCACCTATATCCGCTCCCTCGCGCGAGACATCGCCTATGCGCTTGGCACCTGCGGCCACGTCACCTATCTGCGCCGCACCAAGGCCGGGCCGTTCCTACAGGAACAGGCGATTTCGCTGGACTTGCTGGAGGAAACCGCTAAGGGCCGGGGCCTTGAACACCTCCTCCTGCCGTTAGAGGCGGGGCTGGACGACATCCCGGCCCTTCACCTCGATCAGACAAGCGCGCAGGCGGTCCGACAGGGCCGGGTGCTGTCTGACATGCCCCAATCATCCGGGCTTTACTTCGCGAAACTGGGCGCTGTCCCGGTCGCGCTGATGGAAATTTCGGATGGGACGGCCACGGTCGTCCGGGGGTTCAACCTTCCCGATGTCGCTGAGTAAGAAAGAGACGTACTATGTCGGTGACCGCCGAAGTTAAGCAGACCATCATTGCTGACAATGCCCGTGATCCCAAGGACACCGGCAGCCCCGAAGTGCAGGTTGCGATCCTCACGCAGCGCATCCGCAACCTGACCGAGCACTTCAAGGATCACCACAAGGACAACCATTCGCGTCGCGGCCTTCTGATGATGGTCAACAAGCGTCGCACGCTGCTGGCCTACCTCAAGAAGAAGGATGTGGAGCGGTACAACGCTCTGATCCAGAAGCTGGGCCTGCGTAAGTAAGAGTTTTGCGAAAGGGCGGCTCCAAGGGGCCGCCTTTTTTGCATATGGGCCACGCAGACATCCGGTCTGCTGAGCCTTGGGGCCGAAGCGCCCTCAACCGGACCGGGACGGTTGTTTCCCCGGCACATGAGGCCCCGCGACAGCAATATGGCTGCGCGGGTCAGAAGGAAAATCAATGTTCGACACGAAAACCGTATCGCTGGAGTGGGGCGGCAAGACCCTCACTCTGGAAACCGGGCGTATTGCCCGTCAGGCCGATGGCGCTGTTCTGGCCACCTATGGCGAAACCGTGGTGCTGTGCGCCGTGACCGCCGCCAAGTCGGTCAAGGAAGGGCAGGATTTCTTCCCGCTCACCGTCCACTATCAGGAAAAGTTCTCGGCCGCCGGGCGCATCCCGGGCGGCTTCTTCAAGCGTGAACGCGGCGCGACCGAAAAGGAAACGCTCACCAGCCGCCTGATCGACCGTCCGATCCGCCCGCTGTTCCCCGAAGGTTTCTACAACGAAATCAACGTGATCTGTCAGGTTCTGTCGTTCGACGGCGAAACCGAGGCCGATATCGTTGCGATGATCGCCGCTTCGGCTGCGCTGACTATCAGCGGCGTGCCCTTCATGGGCCCGATCGGCGCCGCGCGCGTCGGCTACATTGATGGCGAATATGTCCTCAACCCGAAGCAGGACAAGGCGCTTGCCGAAGGCCAGCTCGACCTCGTTGTTGCCGCCACGCAAGGCGCGGTGATGATGGTCGAATCCGAAGCCAAGGAACTGACCGAAGAAGTGATGCTCGGCGCCGTCATGTTCGCGCATAACGAAATCCGCAACGTCATCGGCGCGATCATCGATCTGGCTGAACAGGCTGCCAAGGATCCGTGGGCTGTCGACCTCAGCGATAACACCGCTGACATGAAGGCCAAGCTCAAGGACCTGATCGGCGGCGACATCGCGGCCGCTTACAAGGTCACCGACAAGTCGCAGCGTTCGAACCTGCTCAACGAAGCCCGGGCCAAGGCCAAGGCGGCGTTTGCGGACGAAGGCGGCCAGACCCAGATGGTCGCTGGCAAGCTCATGAAGAAGCTTGAAGCTGAAATCGTGCGCGGGGCGATCCTCAAGGATGGTCAGCGCATCGACGGCCGCAAGCTCGATCAGGTTCGCCCGATCGAAGCGATCGTCGGCTTCCTGCCGCGCACGCATGGTTCGTCGCTGTTCACCCGCGGTGAAACGCAGGCGATCTGCACCACCACGCTCGGCACCAAGGATTCCGAGCAGATGATCGATGGCTTGGAAGGCCTGAGCTACACCAGCTTCATGCTGCACTATAACTTCCCGCCGTACTCGGTCGGTGAAGTGGGCCGCTTCGGCGCTCCGGGTCGCCGCGAAGTTGGTCACGGCAAGCTCGCCTGGCGCGCGCTCAACCCCGTGCTGCCGAGCAAGGAAGACTTCCCCTACACCATCCGCGTTCTGTCTGACATCACCGAGTCCAACGGCTCGTCCTCGATGGCGACGGTGTGCGGCGGCTGTCTGTCGATGATGGACGCCGGTGTGCCGGTGAAGTCACCCGTTTCGGGTATCGCGATGGGCCTGATCCTCGAAGGCGATGACTTTGCCGTTCTGTCGGACATTCTGGGTGACGAAGATCACCTCGGCGACATGGACTTCAAGGTTGCCGGCACCGAGAACGGCATCACCACGATGCAGATGGACATCAAGATTGCCGGCATCACGCAGGAAATCATGGCCAAGGCGCTGGAACAGGCCAAGGCTGGCCGGATGCACATCCTCGGCGAAATGGCCAAGGCCCTGACTGGTGCCCGCACCGAAGTCAGCAAGCACGCGCCGCGTATCGAGACGATCCAGATCGACAAGTCGAAGATCCGTGACGTCATCGGCACCGGCGGCAAGGTGATCCGCGAGATCGTCGCTGAAACCGGCGCCAAGGTCGACATCGATGATGAAGGCGTGATCAAGATCTCGTCCAGCAATATCGACGAGATCGAAGCGGCGAAGAAGTGGATCCTCGGCATCACGCAGGAAGCCGAAGTCGGCAAGGTCTATGACGGCAAGGTCGTGAACATCGTCGATTTCGGCGCGTTCGTGAACTTCATGGGCGGCAAGGACGGTCTCGTCCACGTTTCGGAAATGCGCAACGAGCGGGTTGAGAAGCCCACCGATGTCGTCTCCGAAGGCATGGAAGTGAAGGTCAAGGTGCTCGAGATCGACCAGCGCGGCAAGGTTCGCCTGTCGATGCGCGTCGTCGACCAGGAAACCGGCGCTGAGCTGGAGGACACCCGTCCGCCCCGCGAAGCGCGCGAGCCGCGTGAAGGCGGCCGTGGCGGTGATCGCGGTGGCGATCGTCGCGGGCCGAAGGGCGGCGGCGGTGGTCGCGGCGGCGACCGTG
This sequence is a window from uncultured Erythrobacter sp.. Protein-coding genes within it:
- the truB gene encoding tRNA pseudouridine(55) synthase TruB, translated to MSAPLSGWLILDKPKGMGSTQGVSAVKRVLGQNGYAKTKVGHGGTLDPLAEGVLPIALGEATKLAGRMLDASKIYEFTVQFGAETSTLDTEGEVVAESDVRPSLAEVEAILPRFTGPIEQVPPAYSALKVGGQRAYDLARAGEVVELKARAVIIHSLLLRHAELVSASISPQAPAEREERWTLKQVQGDEVLSEITLEAHVSKGTYIRSLARDIAYALGTCGHVTYLRRTKAGPFLQEQAISLDLLEETAKGRGLEHLLLPLEAGLDDIPALHLDQTSAQAVRQGRVLSDMPQSSGLYFAKLGAVPVALMEISDGTATVVRGFNLPDVAE
- the pnp gene encoding polyribonucleotide nucleotidyltransferase, with translation MFDTKTVSLEWGGKTLTLETGRIARQADGAVLATYGETVVLCAVTAAKSVKEGQDFFPLTVHYQEKFSAAGRIPGGFFKRERGATEKETLTSRLIDRPIRPLFPEGFYNEINVICQVLSFDGETEADIVAMIAASAALTISGVPFMGPIGAARVGYIDGEYVLNPKQDKALAEGQLDLVVAATQGAVMMVESEAKELTEEVMLGAVMFAHNEIRNVIGAIIDLAEQAAKDPWAVDLSDNTADMKAKLKDLIGGDIAAAYKVTDKSQRSNLLNEARAKAKAAFADEGGQTQMVAGKLMKKLEAEIVRGAILKDGQRIDGRKLDQVRPIEAIVGFLPRTHGSSLFTRGETQAICTTTLGTKDSEQMIDGLEGLSYTSFMLHYNFPPYSVGEVGRFGAPGRREVGHGKLAWRALNPVLPSKEDFPYTIRVLSDITESNGSSSMATVCGGCLSMMDAGVPVKSPVSGIAMGLILEGDDFAVLSDILGDEDHLGDMDFKVAGTENGITTMQMDIKIAGITQEIMAKALEQAKAGRMHILGEMAKALTGARTEVSKHAPRIETIQIDKSKIRDVIGTGGKVIREIVAETGAKVDIDDEGVIKISSSNIDEIEAAKKWILGITQEAEVGKVYDGKVVNIVDFGAFVNFMGGKDGLVHVSEMRNERVEKPTDVVSEGMEVKVKVLEIDQRGKVRLSMRVVDQETGAELEDTRPPREAREPREGGRGGDRGGDRRGPKGGGGGRGGDRGGRGGDRGGDRGPRDSAPAGLPDFLKD
- the rpsO gene encoding 30S ribosomal protein S15 encodes the protein MSVTAEVKQTIIADNARDPKDTGSPEVQVAILTQRIRNLTEHFKDHHKDNHSRRGLLMMVNKRRTLLAYLKKKDVERYNALIQKLGLRK